In Apteryx mantelli isolate bAptMan1 chromosome 26, bAptMan1.hap1, whole genome shotgun sequence, a single window of DNA contains:
- the TNFRSF25 gene encoding tumor necrosis factor receptor superfamily member 25 has translation GSAGSQGGGERGLLTGTAAAAPAPAAGSRAPGAAGAPAQPFPAAPARHQEAAYSGTAGSAAPGLPRGIPGSHGHASRAWAPGEDDARLLRLCRLAGASGCLQPALSAQVLLAALWLAASGERSWALQDGTVPGRPRGPASPSPQPPRPGRRAARASCPAGMRWSEAGRRCCAECPAGTFLRSPCMSHSNDSVCEPCPAGTFHSQPNTAPECQACYECDHQAFQSVLRNCSATSNVVCSCEPGRFRHCIDERCSEFTCHECRPCTGRLIQRPCSATQDTQCGSCKPDFYAEGGECWPCHLRPVEKCGEECKRACKDRQGLGLEYLLLGLAGPLFLGALAIYHKRQRLRLRQDASAPGPLPGPAPGPAPGDAVGGCCGGHSSLPAPAPAPAGEAAPWSQVPPAAAARSHPESQALLRCCPLDRDAHAAPCQPSAPPAPAGIPSPGSPPHGPAAGPPLQGSRLYAVIDAVPLRRWKEFVRVLGLPDTEIEVVEVEFTHVRDQQYEMLKRWCQQTSASLDPVFAALKRMELAGCAEALRLRLQDCP, from the exons ggcagcgccggctcccagggcggcggcgagcgcgggctGCTTACAGGAACCGCGGCGGCTGCTCCTGCCCCGGCTGCGGGCTCCCGCGCTCCGGGGGCGGCCGGTGCCCCCGCGCAGCCTttccccgcagcgcccgcccgccacCAGGAAGCCGCTTACTCAGGTACCGCGGgaagcgcggcgccggggctgccgcggggcatTCCCGGCAGCCACGGGCACGCGAGCCGGGCCTGGGCACCGGGCGAGGACGATGCACGCTTGCTGCGGCTCTGCCGGCTCGCCGGGGCCAGCGGCTGCCTGCAGCCCGCtctctctgcccaggtgctgctggcGGCACTGTGGCTGGCGGCGAGCGGCGAGCGGTCCTGGGCCCTCCAGGACGGCACtgtgccggggcggccgcggggcccggcgtcGCCATCGCCGCAGCCCCCTCGCCCGGGACGGCGCGCCGCGAGAGCCTCCTGCCCCGCCGGCATGCGCTGGAGCGAGGCGGGTCGCCGCTGCTGCGCCGAGTGCCCTGCAG GGACCTTCCTGCGCTCGCCCTGCATGAGCCACAGCAACGACAGCGTCTGCGAGCCCTGTCCCGCCGGCACCTTCCACTCCCAGCCCAACACCGCCCCGGAGTGCCAGGCCTGCTACGAGTGCGACCACCAAG CTTTCCAGAGCGTGCTGAGGAACTGCTCGGCCACCAGCAACGTCGTCTGCAGCTGCGAGCCTGGCCGCTTCCGCCACTGCATCGACGAGCGCTGCAGCGAGTTCACCTGCCACGAGTGCCGGCCCTGCACCGGGAGGCTCATCCAGCGCCCGT GCTCGGCGACGCAGGACACGCAGTGTGGGAGCTGCAAGCCGGACTTCTACGCCGAGGGCGGCGAGTGCTGGCCATGCCACCT GCGCCCGGTGGAGAAGTGTGGCGAGGAGTGCAAGCGGGCGTGCAAGGACCGGCAAG GCTTGGGGCTGGAGTACCTGCTGCTGGGGCTCGCCGGGCCCCTCTTCCTGGGCGCCCTCGCCATCTACCACAAGCGgcagcggctgcggctgcggcaggACGCCTCGGCCCCTGgcccgctccccggccccgcaCCCGGCCCCGCACCCGGTGACGCCGTGGGGGGCTGCTGCGGCGGGCACAGCTCGCTGCCGGCACCGGCTCCCGCCCCTGCGGGTGAGGCTGCACCGTGGAGCCAG GtgccccctgccgccgccgcccggagccACCCCGAGTCGCAGGCCTTGCTGCGCTGCTGCCCGCTGGACCGCGACGCCCACGCGGCCCCCTGCCAGCCCTCcgcgcccccggcgcccgccggcatccccagccccggctcgccgccgcacggccccgccgcggggcccccgctGCAGGGCAGCCGGCTCTACGCCGTCATCGACGCCGTGCCCCTGCGGCGCTGGAAGGAGTTCGTGCGGGTGCTGGGGCTGCCCGACACCGAGATCGAGGTGGTGGAGGTGGAGTTCACCCACGTCCGTGACCAGCAGTACGAGATGCTGAAGCGCTGGTGCCAGCAGACCAGCGCCTCGCTCGACCCCGTCTTCGCCGCCCTCAAGCGCATGGAGCTGGCGGGCTGCGCCGAGGCGCTGCGGCTGCGCCTGCAGGACTGCCCCTGA